A window from Micromonospora terminaliae encodes these proteins:
- a CDS encoding ricin-type beta-trefoil lectin domain protein: MSSPHHTPTRRWLPAGSALLLAAAAGAVGLTATPVPASAHPIQASDFQQVELARGVAETGEPMSLAVLPDRSVLHTARNGTLRRTDAVGVTTVIGTLPVYSHDEEGLQGVGVDPGFASNRQIFLYYAPPLSTPAGDAPATGSDFSAWRGVNRLSRFTLNADFTLNQASRVDVLDVPADRGMCCHVGGDIDFDAAGNLYLSTGDDTNPFDSGGYAPLDERSDRNPAYDAQRSAGNTNDLRGKILRIRVNADGSYAIPAGNLFPAGTARTRPEIYAMGFRNPFRMSVDRATGIVYVGDYGPDAGTSSARGPSGQVEFDRVTGPGNYGWPYCTGTNTAAETYAEWDFATGTAGAKYNCTGGPTNNSFRNTGQATLPAAKPAWIRYAGDAGSPPEFGGGSESPMAGPVYRYDAANPSTTKFPQSFDGQFFATEFGRGWIKPIHLNADGSPGTIDAFPWTGKQVMDSAFGPDGAYYVLDYGTGYFNGDANSALYRFDYLGGGNRAPVARAAADRTSGAAPLAVAFSSAGSSDPEGGALTYAWAFGDGGTSTAANPSHTYTASGRYTATLTVRDPQGATGTASVVITVGNTAPTVTVNSPGNGQLFSFGDTVPFRITVTDPEDGTIDCTRVKMTYVLGHDQHGHQITSATGCTGSISIPVDGEHDDAANIFAIFDAEYTDAGGLTTHTQHTLQPRHRQAEHFRTSAGINTFDKATAEGGRTVGDIHNGDWIAFEPYQLGNVTGFSARVSSAGAGGTLQVRAGSATGTVLGSATVPVTGAWDTFTTVTGTVANPPAGTTTLYLTFAGGAGALYDVDSFTLTTSAARTGPVRGLAGKCLDVRNAATADGTQIQLYTCNGTAAQTWTVTPDSTVRALGKCLDVSGGATADGTKIQLWTCNGTGAQNWSAQADGTLRNPQSGKCLDVSGNNSADSTPVHLWTCTGAANQKWILP, encoded by the coding sequence ATGTCCAGCCCCCACCACACCCCCACCCGACGATGGCTCCCCGCCGGATCGGCGCTGCTGCTCGCGGCGGCCGCCGGCGCGGTCGGCCTGACCGCCACCCCCGTCCCCGCGTCCGCTCACCCCATCCAGGCAAGCGACTTCCAGCAGGTCGAACTCGCCCGCGGCGTGGCCGAGACCGGCGAGCCCATGTCCCTCGCGGTGCTGCCCGACCGCTCGGTCCTGCACACCGCCCGCAACGGCACGCTGCGGCGCACCGACGCCGTCGGCGTCACCACCGTCATCGGCACCCTGCCCGTCTACAGCCACGACGAGGAGGGCCTCCAGGGCGTGGGGGTCGACCCCGGCTTCGCGAGCAACCGGCAGATCTTTCTCTACTACGCGCCCCCGCTGTCCACCCCGGCCGGCGACGCACCCGCCACCGGCAGCGACTTCTCCGCCTGGCGGGGCGTCAACCGGCTCTCCCGGTTCACCCTCAACGCCGACTTCACCCTCAACCAGGCCAGCCGGGTCGACGTGCTGGACGTGCCCGCCGACCGGGGCATGTGCTGCCACGTGGGCGGCGACATCGACTTCGACGCCGCCGGCAACCTCTACCTCTCCACCGGCGACGACACCAACCCGTTCGACTCCGGCGGCTACGCGCCCCTGGACGAGCGGAGCGACCGCAACCCCGCGTACGACGCGCAGCGCAGCGCCGGCAACACCAACGACCTGCGCGGCAAGATCCTGCGCATCAGGGTGAACGCCGACGGCTCGTACGCGATCCCCGCGGGCAACCTCTTCCCGGCCGGCACCGCGAGGACCCGCCCCGAGATCTACGCCATGGGCTTCCGCAATCCGTTCCGGATGAGCGTCGACAGGGCCACCGGCATCGTCTACGTCGGCGACTACGGCCCGGACGCCGGCACCAGCTCGGCGCGCGGCCCGTCCGGGCAGGTCGAGTTCGACCGGGTCACCGGGCCGGGCAACTACGGCTGGCCGTACTGCACCGGCACCAACACGGCGGCCGAGACCTACGCCGAGTGGGACTTCGCCACCGGCACCGCGGGCGCGAAGTACAACTGCACGGGCGGCCCCACGAACAACTCCTTCCGCAACACCGGCCAGGCCACCCTGCCGGCCGCGAAGCCGGCCTGGATCCGGTACGCGGGCGACGCCGGCAGCCCGCCCGAGTTCGGCGGCGGCTCCGAGTCGCCGATGGCCGGCCCGGTCTACCGGTACGACGCCGCCAACCCGTCCACCACGAAGTTTCCGCAGTCCTTCGACGGGCAGTTCTTCGCCACCGAGTTCGGCCGCGGCTGGATCAAGCCCATCCACCTCAACGCCGACGGCTCGCCCGGCACCATCGACGCCTTTCCGTGGACCGGCAAGCAGGTGATGGACTCCGCGTTCGGGCCGGACGGCGCCTACTACGTGCTCGACTACGGCACCGGCTACTTCAACGGTGACGCCAACTCGGCGCTGTACCGCTTCGACTACCTGGGCGGCGGCAACCGCGCCCCGGTGGCCCGGGCCGCCGCGGACCGGACCTCCGGCGCGGCCCCGCTGGCCGTCGCCTTCTCCTCGGCCGGCTCGTCCGACCCGGAGGGCGGCGCGCTCACGTACGCGTGGGCGTTCGGCGACGGCGGCACCTCGACGGCGGCCAACCCGTCGCACACCTACACGGCCAGCGGCCGCTACACCGCCACGCTCACCGTGCGGGACCCGCAGGGCGCCACGGGCACCGCCAGCGTGGTCATCACCGTCGGCAACACCGCGCCCACGGTGACCGTGAACAGTCCCGGCAACGGGCAGCTGTTCTCCTTCGGCGACACCGTGCCGTTCCGGATCACCGTCACCGACCCGGAGGACGGCACGATCGACTGCACCAGGGTGAAGATGACCTACGTGCTGGGCCACGACCAGCACGGCCACCAGATCACCTCGGCCACCGGCTGCACCGGGTCGATCAGCATCCCGGTCGACGGCGAACACGACGACGCCGCGAACATCTTCGCGATCTTCGACGCCGAGTACACCGACGCCGGCGGCCTGACCACGCACACGCAGCACACCCTCCAGCCCCGGCACCGCCAGGCCGAGCACTTCAGGACCTCGGCCGGGATCAACACCTTCGACAAGGCGACCGCCGAGGGTGGCAGGACGGTCGGTGACATCCACAACGGGGACTGGATCGCGTTCGAGCCCTACCAGCTGGGCAACGTCACCGGCTTCAGCGCCCGGGTCTCCTCGGCCGGAGCGGGCGGCACTCTCCAGGTCCGGGCGGGCTCGGCGACCGGCACGGTCCTCGGCTCGGCCACCGTGCCCGTGACCGGGGCGTGGGACACGTTCACCACGGTGACCGGCACGGTCGCCAACCCGCCCGCCGGCACCACCACCCTCTACCTCACCTTCGCGGGCGGCGCGGGCGCGCTCTACGACGTGGACTCGTTCACCCTCACCACGTCCGCGGCCCGCACCGGTCCAGTACGCGGGCTGGCCGGCAAGTGCCTCGACGTGCGCAACGCCGCGACCGCCGACGGCACCCAGATCCAGCTCTACACCTGCAACGGCACCGCGGCGCAGACCTGGACCGTGACGCCGGACTCGACGGTCCGGGCGCTCGGCAAGTGCCTGGACGTGTCCGGCGGCGCAACCGCCGACGGCACGAAGATCCAGCTCTGGACGTGCAACGGCACCGGCGCGCAGAACTGGTCCGCCCAGGCCGACGGCACGCTGCGCAACCCCCAGTCCGGCAAGTGCCTCGACGTGTCCGGCAACAACTCCGCCGACAGCACCCCCGTACACCTCTGGACCTGCACCGGCGCGGCGAACCAGAAGTGGATCCTGCCGTGA
- a CDS encoding polyprenyl synthetase family protein, which produces MTVTVAPTDPALLRDRFDAALAAFLHERGPGRPDDGTGAVHTVLRRFVLAGGKRLRPLFCYWGWRGFGGRDGTPIVTAAAALELFHAFALIHDDIVDRSDRRRGRPTVHRVFAERHARAGWRGDPEAYGRQAALLCGDLCATWSAQMFHGCGLDSERLRRGHALLARMRAEVIAGEYLDVAAAAGDGSVESALAVVRLKTARYTVTRPVQVGAALAGADPGVVAALAGFGDPLGDAFQLRDDLLGVFGDPVVTGKSNLDDLREGKPTVLLTLARKAAGPAAAARLRALVGDPALDPAGAAEVRGIVAASGARSAVERMIRSRADAALAALDGLPLAEPARAALADLAARAVDRRR; this is translated from the coding sequence ATGACCGTGACCGTCGCGCCGACCGACCCGGCCCTGCTGCGGGACCGTTTCGACGCCGCGCTCGCCGCATTCCTGCACGAGCGCGGGCCGGGTCGGCCGGACGACGGCACGGGCGCCGTGCACACCGTGCTCCGCCGGTTCGTCCTGGCCGGCGGCAAGCGGCTGCGGCCGCTGTTCTGCTACTGGGGCTGGCGGGGCTTCGGCGGCCGTGACGGCACCCCGATCGTGACGGCCGCGGCGGCGCTGGAGCTGTTCCACGCCTTCGCGCTGATCCACGACGACATCGTGGACCGCAGCGACCGGCGGCGCGGCCGGCCCACCGTGCACCGGGTCTTCGCCGAACGGCACGCCCGGGCCGGCTGGCGGGGCGACCCGGAGGCGTACGGCCGGCAGGCGGCCCTGCTCTGCGGCGACCTCTGTGCCACCTGGTCGGCGCAGATGTTCCACGGGTGCGGGCTGGACTCCGAGCGGCTGCGCCGGGGCCATGCCCTGCTCGCCCGGATGCGCGCCGAGGTCATCGCGGGGGAGTACCTCGACGTGGCGGCCGCGGCCGGGGACGGCTCGGTGGAGAGCGCCCTCGCCGTGGTCCGGCTCAAGACGGCCCGGTACACGGTGACCCGGCCGGTGCAGGTCGGCGCCGCGCTGGCCGGGGCGGACCCGGGCGTCGTGGCCGCGCTGGCCGGGTTCGGTGACCCGCTCGGTGACGCCTTCCAGCTCCGAGACGACCTGCTCGGCGTCTTCGGTGACCCGGTGGTGACCGGGAAGTCCAACCTGGACGACCTGCGGGAGGGCAAGCCGACCGTGCTGCTGACGCTGGCCCGGAAGGCTGCCGGGCCGGCCGCGGCGGCGCGGTTGCGGGCGCTGGTCGGCGACCCGGCGCTCGACCCGGCGGGCGCCGCCGAGGTACGCGGGATCGTGGCGGCCTCCGGGGCGCGGTCGGCCGTGGAGCGGATGATCCGGTCCCGGGCCGACGCGGCGCTGGCCGCGCTGGACGGGCTGCCGCTGGCGGAGCCGGCCCGGGCGGCGCTGGCCGACCTGGCGGCGCGGGCCGTGGATCGGCGCCGCTGA
- a CDS encoding TatD family hydrolase: MRIFDPHIHMTSRTTDDYERMAAAGVRAVVEPAFWLGQPRTSVDTFVDYFDSLLGWEPFRAGQFGVRHHATVALNPREANDPRCHPVLDVLPRYLDKDGVVAVGEIGYDSMTPAEDAAFAGQLALAVAHDLPALVHTPLRDKARGVERTLAVVAESGIDPGRVLVDHLNEVTVRLVRDTGCWLGFSIYAETMTPPRMVELLRAYGTERMLVNSSADWGRSDPLLTRATGEAMLLAGFTEDDVDRVLWRNPVEFYGQSGRLDLADLAGPRV, translated from the coding sequence ATGCGCATCTTCGACCCGCACATCCACATGACGTCCCGGACCACCGACGACTACGAGCGGATGGCCGCCGCCGGGGTGCGTGCCGTGGTGGAGCCGGCGTTCTGGCTGGGCCAGCCGCGGACCAGCGTGGACACCTTCGTGGACTACTTCGACTCGCTGCTCGGCTGGGAGCCGTTCCGGGCCGGCCAGTTCGGGGTCCGGCACCACGCCACCGTGGCCCTGAACCCGAGGGAGGCCAACGACCCGCGCTGCCACCCGGTGCTCGACGTGCTCCCGCGGTACCTCGACAAGGACGGTGTCGTGGCGGTCGGCGAGATCGGCTACGACTCGATGACGCCGGCCGAGGACGCCGCCTTCGCCGGGCAGCTCGCCCTGGCCGTGGCACACGACCTGCCCGCCCTCGTGCACACACCGCTGCGGGACAAGGCGCGTGGGGTCGAGCGCACCCTCGCGGTGGTCGCCGAGTCCGGCATCGACCCCGGGCGGGTGCTGGTCGACCACCTGAACGAGGTCACCGTGCGGCTGGTCCGGGACACCGGCTGCTGGCTCGGATTCTCCATCTACGCCGAGACGATGACGCCGCCGCGGATGGTCGAGCTGCTGCGGGCGTACGGGACCGAGCGGATGCTGGTCAACTCGTCGGCCGACTGGGGCCGCTCGGATCCGCTGCTCACCCGGGCCACCGGGGAGGCCATGCTGCTCGCCGGGTTCACCGAGGACGACGTGGACCGGGTGCTGTGGCGCAACCCGGTCGAGTTCTACGGCCAGTCCGGCCGGCTGGACCTCGCCGACCTCGCGGGGCCTCGCGTCTGA
- a CDS encoding EboA domain-containing protein: MTPDRLRAALRGVPDPRWLDAALRRVATDPAAIPRLFAGAARRCGRGPLPDPPGWTVDEAARALLLTALPAGHAAAAEALYRYGDAAEKRAVLRALPLLPIGAECVPLLHDAIRTDDTRLLAAALGPYARHLEQPAWRQAVLKCVFTGVPLAVVDDLAGRADGELAAMLAGLAEERHAAGRSMPADAADLLDRLGAREA, from the coding sequence ATGACACCCGACCGACTGCGCGCCGCGCTGCGGGGCGTACCCGATCCGCGGTGGCTGGACGCGGCCCTGCGCCGCGTCGCGACCGATCCCGCGGCGATCCCGCGGCTGTTCGCCGGCGCGGCCCGCAGGTGCGGCCGGGGGCCGCTGCCCGACCCGCCCGGCTGGACCGTCGACGAGGCCGCCCGGGCGCTGCTGCTCACCGCCCTGCCCGCCGGCCACGCCGCGGCGGCCGAGGCGCTCTACCGGTACGGCGACGCCGCCGAGAAGCGGGCCGTGCTGCGGGCCCTGCCGCTGCTGCCCATCGGGGCGGAGTGCGTGCCGCTGCTGCACGACGCGATCCGCACCGACGACACCCGGCTGCTGGCCGCCGCGCTCGGCCCCTACGCCCGGCACCTCGAACAGCCGGCCTGGCGGCAGGCCGTGCTGAAGTGCGTCTTCACCGGCGTGCCGCTGGCCGTCGTCGACGACCTGGCCGGCCGGGCCGACGGCGAGCTGGCCGCCATGCTGGCCGGGCTCGCCGAGGAGCGGCACGCGGCCGGCCGGAGCATGCCGGCCGACGCCGCCGACCTGCTCGACCGGCTCGGCGCCCGGGAGGCCTGA
- a CDS encoding Gfo/Idh/MocA family protein produces the protein MSTHDNVLRVGMVGYAFMGAAHSQAWRTVNRVYDLPAQVRMALVCGRDEPKVAEAAGRLGWDGHTTDWRRLVESDEIDVVDICTPGDSHCEIALAALAAGKHVLCEKPLANTVEEARRMTAAAARAQAAGVRAMCGFNYRRVPAVALMRRLVADGRLGEIRHVRAVYLQDWIVDPQFPLVWRLQKDRAGSGALGDIGAHIIDLTQYVTGQLITGVSAITETFVKERPLPAGSSGLAAQADGNGRATGPVTVDDAAVFVARLDGGALATYEATRFATGRKNALRVEINGSLGSVVFDLERLNELEFLDATRPAAEQGFSRILVTEPEHPYLSAWWPPGHIIGYEHSFTHQMRDFVEAVATGVDPAPSFADALQVQLVLDAVTRSAERAAWTEVEPALAEVAA, from the coding sequence TTGTCCACTCACGACAATGTCCTGCGGGTCGGCATGGTCGGCTACGCGTTCATGGGCGCCGCGCACTCCCAGGCGTGGCGCACCGTGAACCGCGTGTACGACCTGCCGGCGCAGGTGCGGATGGCGCTCGTCTGCGGCCGGGACGAGCCGAAGGTGGCCGAGGCCGCCGGCCGACTCGGCTGGGACGGCCACACCACGGACTGGCGGCGGCTCGTCGAGTCCGACGAGATCGATGTGGTCGACATCTGCACACCGGGGGACAGCCACTGCGAGATCGCCCTCGCCGCGCTGGCCGCGGGCAAGCACGTGCTGTGCGAGAAGCCGCTGGCCAACACCGTCGAGGAGGCCCGGCGGATGACGGCCGCCGCCGCCCGGGCGCAGGCTGCCGGGGTACGCGCCATGTGCGGCTTCAACTACCGGCGGGTGCCCGCGGTCGCCCTGATGCGGCGGCTCGTCGCCGACGGGCGGCTCGGCGAGATCCGGCACGTCCGGGCGGTCTACCTCCAGGACTGGATCGTGGACCCGCAGTTCCCGCTGGTCTGGCGATTGCAGAAGGACAGGGCGGGCTCCGGCGCGCTCGGCGACATCGGCGCGCACATCATCGACCTGACCCAGTACGTGACCGGGCAGCTCATCACCGGGGTCAGCGCGATCACCGAGACGTTCGTCAAGGAGCGGCCGCTGCCGGCGGGGTCGAGCGGTCTCGCCGCGCAGGCCGACGGCAACGGCCGGGCGACCGGCCCGGTCACCGTGGACGACGCCGCGGTCTTCGTGGCCCGGCTCGACGGCGGCGCGCTCGCCACCTACGAGGCGACCCGCTTCGCCACCGGCCGCAAGAACGCCCTGCGTGTCGAGATCAACGGTTCGCTCGGCAGCGTGGTGTTCGACCTGGAACGCCTCAACGAACTGGAGTTCCTGGACGCCACCCGGCCTGCCGCCGAGCAGGGCTTCAGCCGGATCCTGGTGACCGAGCCGGAGCACCCGTACCTGTCGGCGTGGTGGCCGCCCGGCCACATCATCGGCTACGAGCACTCCTTCACCCACCAGATGCGCGACTTCGTCGAGGCGGTCGCCACCGGGGTGGACCCGGCGCCGTCGTTCGCCGACGCGTTGCAGGTCCAGCTCGTGCTCGACGCGGTGACCCGCTCGGCCGAGCGGGCCGCGTGGACGGAGGTGGAACCCGCCCTGGCCGAAGTGGCCGCCTGA
- a CDS encoding substrate-binding domain-containing protein has protein sequence MTSDLSRRRLLFGGAALSAGVLLAGCTSNEQAPTAAQTKAAATGANNEPGKKVTIGFSAPAADHGWIAAITNNAKAQAGAYSDVELKSVEAGADAAAQRAALSTLISQKPDVIVLLPHDGKELNAFGLEAMKAGIPVVNLDRAFPDARAYRLQIKGDNYGMGVAAATYIAEQLKAKGVSNPVIGEIPGIDSLELTQERSKGFADTLASLGLKVANRRPAEFTADSGQQAATGLFQALPKIDAIWNHDDDQGIGVLAAVNQANRKEFFMVGGAGSKKAMEDIAADNTVLKATVTYSPSMASSAISLARLIGQGKGMSDLVELQVPKEIVLASETITKENASNYLKLGF, from the coding sequence ATGACAAGTGACCTGTCACGCCGCCGGCTGCTCTTCGGCGGGGCCGCGCTCTCCGCCGGCGTGCTCCTCGCCGGCTGCACCAGCAACGAGCAGGCCCCCACCGCCGCCCAGACCAAGGCCGCGGCGACCGGCGCCAACAACGAGCCGGGCAAGAAGGTGACCATCGGCTTCTCCGCCCCGGCCGCCGACCACGGCTGGATCGCCGCCATCACCAACAATGCCAAGGCGCAGGCCGGCGCGTACTCGGACGTGGAGCTGAAGAGCGTGGAGGCCGGCGCGGACGCGGCGGCCCAGCGCGCGGCGCTGTCCACGCTGATCTCCCAGAAGCCCGACGTGATCGTGCTGCTGCCGCACGACGGCAAGGAGCTCAACGCGTTCGGCCTGGAGGCCATGAAGGCCGGCATCCCGGTGGTCAACCTGGACCGGGCCTTCCCCGACGCGCGGGCCTACCGGCTCCAGATCAAGGGTGACAACTACGGCATGGGGGTGGCCGCCGCCACCTACATCGCCGAGCAACTCAAGGCCAAGGGCGTCAGCAACCCGGTCATCGGCGAGATCCCCGGCATCGACTCGCTGGAGCTGACCCAGGAACGCTCCAAGGGCTTCGCCGACACGCTGGCCTCGCTCGGCCTCAAGGTGGCCAACCGCCGACCGGCCGAGTTCACCGCCGACTCGGGCCAGCAGGCTGCCACCGGCCTCTTCCAGGCCCTGCCGAAGATCGACGCGATCTGGAACCACGACGACGACCAGGGCATCGGCGTCCTGGCCGCGGTCAACCAGGCCAACCGCAAGGAGTTCTTCATGGTCGGCGGCGCCGGCTCGAAGAAGGCCATGGAGGACATCGCGGCCGACAACACGGTGCTGAAGGCCACCGTCACCTACAGCCCGTCGATGGCCTCCTCGGCCATCTCCCTGGCCCGCCTCATCGGCCAGGGCAAGGGCATGTCCGACCTGGTCGAACTCCAGGTACCGAAGGAGATCGTGCTCGCCTCCGAGACGATCACCAAGGAGAACGCGAGCAACTACCTGAAGCTCGGGTTCTGA
- a CDS encoding ABC transporter permease — protein sequence MSDTTPTAAPERAAGLPAQSPPVDPAETAKADTSARLSWWRGDGGEGAKRNIGLLATLVVLVVIGILTRPDLYGDASWVWGNTLTILKLASVVGVVTVGMTFVIIGGGIDLSVGAIVALAGVWCTTLATQSYGAGGMIFSALTVGLAVGVVNGLLISYGRLVPFIATLAMMVAARGLAAEISDKQTQVSNDTFINGIASTNVLGIPLLVYILAAVVLAGWVLLNRTTFGRRTVAVGGNPEAARLAGINVRRHTVLLYALSGLCCGIAAIMLTAQATSAQAAMANLYELDAIAAAIIGGTLLSGGRGTIIGSLLGVIIFSTITNLFAINGLSTEAQNMVKGGIIVAAVLVQQVQFRSLSQFLARNRATTT from the coding sequence ATGAGCGACACGACACCCACGGCGGCGCCGGAGCGGGCGGCGGGCCTGCCGGCCCAGTCACCGCCGGTCGACCCGGCCGAGACCGCGAAGGCCGACACGTCGGCGCGGCTCTCCTGGTGGCGCGGCGACGGCGGGGAGGGCGCCAAGCGCAACATCGGCCTGCTGGCCACGCTGGTGGTGCTGGTGGTCATCGGCATCCTCACCCGCCCCGACCTCTACGGCGACGCGAGCTGGGTGTGGGGCAACACGCTCACCATCCTGAAGCTGGCCTCGGTGGTCGGTGTGGTCACCGTCGGCATGACCTTCGTGATCATCGGCGGCGGCATCGACCTCTCGGTCGGCGCGATCGTCGCGCTCGCCGGGGTCTGGTGCACCACGCTCGCCACCCAGAGCTACGGCGCCGGCGGCATGATCTTCAGCGCGCTCACCGTCGGGCTGGCCGTCGGCGTGGTCAACGGCCTGCTCATCTCGTACGGGCGGCTCGTGCCGTTCATCGCCACGCTGGCCATGATGGTCGCCGCCCGCGGCCTCGCCGCCGAGATCTCCGACAAGCAGACCCAGGTCTCCAACGACACCTTCATCAACGGCATCGCCAGCACGAACGTGCTCGGCATCCCGCTGCTGGTCTACATCCTCGCCGCGGTGGTGCTGGCCGGTTGGGTGCTGCTGAACCGCACCACCTTCGGCCGCCGCACGGTGGCCGTCGGCGGCAACCCCGAGGCGGCCCGGCTCGCCGGCATCAACGTCCGCCGGCACACCGTGCTGCTCTACGCGCTCTCCGGCCTCTGCTGCGGCATCGCCGCGATCATGCTGACCGCGCAGGCCACCTCCGCCCAGGCGGCGATGGCCAACCTTTACGAGCTGGACGCGATCGCCGCCGCGATCATCGGCGGCACGCTGCTCAGCGGCGGGCGGGGCACCATCATCGGCTCCCTGCTCGGGGTGATCATCTTCTCCACGATCACCAACCTCTTCGCCATCAACGGCCTCTCCACGGAGGCCCAGAACATGGTCAAGGGCGGCATCATCGTCGCCGCCGTCCTGGTCCAGCAGGTGCAGTTCCGCAGCCTCTCCCAGTTCCTCGCCCGCAACCGCGCCACCACCACCTGA
- a CDS encoding sugar ABC transporter ATP-binding protein, giving the protein MNDSEEAEVTNEPLVEAPADTVAGEVVLRLTDVVKTFPGVRALDGVQLEVRAGEVHCLLGQNGAGKSTLIKVLAGVHRPDSGEVVWRGEPATFANPQAAMRAGIATIYQELDLVEDLSVAENAFLGHEPRRLGFVRRGHMARRTRQILARLGHPEIPPGRLVRHLPAAGKQIVSMARALSHEARLIIMDEPSAVLAHDEVGNLFRIIRELTAQGIAVIYISHRLEEIREIGDRVTVLKDGRTTAANLPARETPTRDLVARMTGRTIEYVFPDRPADDPAGDELLRVDGLTRHGEFADVSLDVRAGEIVGIAGLVGSGRSELLETIYGARRAQAGTVRMSGRILRPGSVGAAVRAGMGMAPEERKSQALLLGEPIYRNVTLATFGRYARLGFTDAGRERAAADRIATSLDLRPRDVRRAVRTLSGGNQQKVVVGRWLLGNTRLLLLDEPTRGVDVGARAELYQVIRELAARGVGVLLVSSEVPEVLGLADRVLVMREGRVVREAPAGELDENTVLDLVMAGSLMEGAPA; this is encoded by the coding sequence ATGAACGACAGCGAGGAGGCCGAGGTGACGAACGAACCGCTCGTCGAGGCGCCCGCCGACACCGTCGCGGGCGAGGTGGTCCTGCGCCTCACCGACGTGGTCAAGACCTTCCCCGGCGTACGCGCGCTGGACGGCGTGCAGCTGGAGGTGCGGGCCGGCGAGGTGCACTGCCTGCTCGGGCAGAACGGCGCCGGCAAGTCCACCCTCATCAAGGTGCTCGCCGGGGTGCACCGGCCGGACTCCGGCGAGGTGGTGTGGCGCGGCGAGCCGGCGACGTTCGCCAACCCGCAGGCCGCCATGCGGGCCGGGATCGCCACCATCTACCAGGAACTCGACCTGGTCGAGGACCTGTCGGTGGCGGAGAACGCCTTCCTCGGCCACGAGCCGCGGCGCCTCGGCTTCGTCCGGCGCGGGCACATGGCCCGGCGGACGCGGCAGATCCTGGCCCGGCTCGGCCACCCGGAGATCCCGCCCGGGCGGCTGGTCCGCCACCTGCCGGCCGCCGGCAAGCAGATCGTCAGCATGGCCCGGGCGCTCTCGCACGAGGCCCGGCTGATCATCATGGACGAACCGAGCGCCGTGCTCGCCCACGACGAGGTGGGCAACCTGTTCCGGATCATCCGGGAGCTCACCGCGCAGGGCATCGCGGTCATCTACATCTCCCACCGCCTCGAGGAGATCCGCGAGATCGGCGACCGGGTCACCGTACTCAAGGACGGCCGGACCACCGCGGCGAACCTGCCGGCCCGCGAGACGCCGACCCGCGACCTGGTCGCCCGGATGACGGGCCGGACCATCGAGTACGTCTTCCCGGACCGCCCCGCCGACGACCCCGCGGGCGACGAGCTGCTGCGGGTCGACGGGCTGACCCGGCACGGCGAGTTCGCCGACGTCTCGCTCGACGTGCGGGCCGGCGAGATCGTCGGCATCGCCGGGCTGGTCGGCTCCGGCCGCTCGGAGCTGCTGGAGACGATCTACGGGGCCCGCCGGGCGCAGGCCGGCACGGTCCGGATGAGCGGGCGGATCCTGCGCCCGGGCAGCGTCGGCGCGGCCGTGCGGGCCGGCATGGGGATGGCCCCCGAGGAGCGCAAGAGCCAGGCGCTGCTGCTCGGCGAACCGATCTACCGCAACGTCACGCTGGCCACCTTCGGCCGGTACGCCCGCCTCGGCTTCACCGACGCCGGGCGGGAACGGGCGGCGGCGGACCGGATCGCCACCTCGCTGGACCTGCGCCCCCGGGACGTCCGCCGGGCGGTGCGCACCCTGTCCGGCGGCAACCAGCAGAAGGTGGTGGTCGGCCGGTGGCTGCTCGGGAACACCCGGCTGCTGCTGCTCGACGAGCCGACCCGGGGCGTGGACGTGGGCGCCCGGGCCGAGCTCTACCAGGTGATCCGGGAACTCGCGGCGCGGGGCGTGGGGGTGCTGCTGGTCTCCAGCGAGGTGCCCGAGGTGCTCGGCCTGGCCGACCGGGTGCTGGTGATGCGGGAGGGCCGGGTGGTCCGCGAGGCCCCGGCCGGCGAACTAGACGAGAACACCGTGCTCGACCTCGTCATGGCGGGGTCCCTCATGGAAGGCGCGCCAGCATGA